The region TTCCTGCCGTTTGGCTTGGGCGGGTTGATCCTGCTGCTGGCGGAGGCGGCGCTCCAGGCCACCTGGCTTCGGAGGCACCCATGACGTTTCATCACGTGGAGATGCTTCACCTGCTCTGGATACTGCCGGGGCTGCTGGCGCTGTGGTTCTACGCGGCGTGGCGGCGCCGGGAGGCGATCGAGCGCTTTGTCGCGGCCCCGCTCCTGGGGCGCATCGGGCGCGCCCCGGACCCGCGGCGCCGGGTCTGGAAGCAGGCCCTGTTGTTTTTCGGGGCGGCGGCGATCATCGTGGGCCTGGCGCGCCCGGCGTGGAACCCGATCCCGGAGACCGTGCGGCGGGAAGGGCGGGATGTGGTTTTTGTGGTCGATGTGTCGCGCAGTATGCTTGCGGAGGATTTGGCCCCGAACCGGCTCGAGCGCGCGAAGCTGGCGATCCGCGATTGTCTTGAAGGGCTCGAAGGCGATCGCGTCGCGCTCATCGCGTTTGCGGGGACGTCCGCCGTGAAATGCCCCCTCACGCTCGATTACGGGTATTTCCGCATGATGCTCGAGGAAATCGGGCCGCATGATATTGCGCGCGGCGGCACGCTGATCGGCGATGCGCTGCGCAAGGCGCTGCTCGAAGTGTTTGACGAGAAGGATCGGGGGTTCCGCGATGTCATTCTTATTACCGATGGCGACGATCAGGAGAGTTTCCCGGTGGAGGCGGCGCGTCAGGCCGGGGAGGCGGGGG is a window of Candidatus Hydrogenedentota bacterium DNA encoding:
- a CDS encoding VWA domain-containing protein yields the protein MTFHHVEMLHLLWILPGLLALWFYAAWRRREAIERFVAAPLLGRIGRAPDPRRRVWKQALLFFGAAAIIVGLARPAWNPIPETVRREGRDVVFVVDVSRSMLAEDLAPNRLERAKLAIRDCLEGLEGDRVALIAFAGTSAVKCPLTLDYGYFRMMLEEIGPHDIARGGTLIGDALRKALLEVFDEKDRGFRDVILITDGDDQESFPVEAARQAGEAGVRLIAIGLGDETHGQRVPITDESGRRTFLTYQGEEVWTRLNADTLREMAAATPDGKYLNVATGTFDLNAIYQEFIASAQKKSLEDTRITRYEEKFQIFLGIALLLLCAEAGLGDRRAATP